The Candidatus Krumholzibacteriota bacterium DNA window TATGGATTATAAAAAAGCGGGATTCATCTTTGACGCCCACTGCGATACGGCGACCAGGCTCAAGGGGGACGATACCATCGATCTCGGGAAACGCCTCTCCGAAGGGCATATCGATCTTCCCAGGATGAAAGAGGCCGGATATGGAGCCCAGGTCTTCGCCTGCTGGGTCGATCCCGATCTTCCCCCCGAAAGATGGAACAGCAGCACTCTCGAAATGGCGGAGAGGTTGCGGGGACAGGTCGAAAAGAACTCAGGCGCGGCGGAGATCGTCAGAAAAGGAACCGATATAAGGGAGATCGCCGGAAAAGGAAAAATAGCGTCGATCATAGGTGTCGAAGGGGGGCACGCGATCGGTTCCGATATCGAAGCGCTCCACAGGCTCTACGATAACAGCGTCAGGTGCATGACGCTGACCTGGAACAACAACAACGAGATCGCTGACTCCTGCGAGGGCGAGGAAAGATGGAGGGGGCTGAGCCGGTTCGGCAGGGAGGTTGTGGCCGGGATGAACGCGATCGGGATGGTCATAGATACCTCGCACAGTTCAGACAGGACTTTTTTCGATACGCTGGAGCGTTCCTCGAACCCGATACTCGTCTCGCATTCCTGCATGCGTTCGATCTGCGACGTCCCGAGAAATATCACTGACGAGATGCTGAAAGCTCTCGCGCAGAACGGAGGAGTCGTCGGGATAAATTACTTTCCCGCCTTTCTCGAAGAGGTATGCAGCGAGAGAATAATGTCTGTCTGGAACAGGTACAAGGCGGAGAGAAAGACTCTGGCGGCGAAGTATGGCGGCGACGTGGCGCGTGTGGACAGGGAAATACTGGGCCGGTATATGCTCGAGATCGACAAGATCCCGATGCCCGGTATCGACGCCGTCGGCGATCATATAGAACACGCCGTGTCGGTAGCGGGGATCGATCATGTAGGGCTCGGCTCCGATTTTGACGGAACGCCTGTCATGCCGGTCGGGCTCGGCGATATATCAGGGGTTCCCCTGATAGCGGAGGAGCTTGAAAAACGGGGATTTACCGCTGAGGAGACGGACCGCGTCATGGGAGCGAACCTGGTAAGGCTTTTCGAAACGGTCTGCCGGTGAGCCTGCTTCGAGGGGCCGGGGCAGGTCATATCGATCATTCGATATCTTCTCCGCTGATCGTCCTGTCGAAGTCGCTATCGCCTGAAGGCCAGAATCCGCGGGCCGCTTTGAGGATGCCGAGCGGGGAGATCTCCCGCGAATTGAAAAAGAATCCCCTGAAAGCTCGAAAATAGAGCGTCGTGTAATCGTTATCTATCCCCGCCATACTTGCCGCGGCTTCCACGGCGTCCCACAGCCCTCCGAGTTTGTCGACCAGGCCAGCTTCAAGCGCCTGCGAACCGAGGTAGAGCCTTCCCCCGGCGAGAGGATAGACCTCTTCCTTTTCGATCTTTCTACCCTCCGATACTTTCGTTATGAAGATCTCGTATATATTGCTGATACGCTTTTCGACCATGACGGATTCTTCTTCGGTGGCGTGCCTGGCGCTTGAAAAAGCGTCGGAATATTCCCCCGATTTGAAGGTCTCGTTATTGATCCCCGCTTTCTCATACAGTCCCTGAAGTACAGGTTTTGCCG harbors:
- a CDS encoding dipeptidase translates to MDYKKAGFIFDAHCDTATRLKGDDTIDLGKRLSEGHIDLPRMKEAGYGAQVFACWVDPDLPPERWNSSTLEMAERLRGQVEKNSGAAEIVRKGTDIREIAGKGKIASIIGVEGGHAIGSDIEALHRLYDNSVRCMTLTWNNNNEIADSCEGEERWRGLSRFGREVVAGMNAIGMVIDTSHSSDRTFFDTLERSSNPILVSHSCMRSICDVPRNITDEMLKALAQNGGVVGINYFPAFLEEVCSERIMSVWNRYKAERKTLAAKYGGDVARVDREILGRYMLEIDKIPMPGIDAVGDHIEHAVSVAGIDHVGLGSDFDGTPVMPVGLGDISGVPLIAEELEKRGFTAEETDRVMGANLVRLFETVCR